GTGATGGGTGTCTTTAAAGAGGAGATAATGGACCCCATACAACGCCACGGACAGCATCACCAATCCGATGCCGAACCAGAGCTGCCAGCCCAAACGTTTCATAGTCACTCCTTACTTCATCTTGGCGGCAATCCGGCGACCGAATTCCGTGCACTGTGCCAGTTCTGATTCGTCCGGAACCCATTTCAGCGTCATTTCAGGCTCCACCACCCCGATACCCGTCTGCTCCATTTCCTGAGTTATGGCTTTAGCAGCGCCCCCTCCCCATCCGTAAGAACCAAAGACTGCGCCGATCTTATTCTTGGGCTTAAGTCCCTTCAAATAGCACAGAAATTCCGCCACCGATGGAAACATGCCGTTATTGAGCGTCGGGGAGCCGATGACCAACGCTTTGGCGTCGAGCACATCGGCCATGACATCACTCTTATCGGACATCGTCAGATTATAGGATTTAACCTCCACTCCCTCCCCCATCAGGCCATCGACGATAGCGCTGGCCATCTTCTCAGTGCTATGCCACATGGTATCGTAAATCACCAAGGCCTTGTTAGTGGTCTTCCCGGCAGCCCATTCGGAGTAGGCGTGGATAATCTTGGCCGGATCGGACCGCCAGATGATGCCGTGATCAGGGGCAATGGTCTTGATGCTCAGACCTCCCAGCTTTTTGACCGCGCCGGGAATCAAATGGCCGAAGAGCATCAGAATATTGGCATAATACTTGGCCGCCTCCTGCATTACCACCGCCGAATCGGCCTCATCATCGAACCGCTCCGAGGTTGCCAAGTGTTGACCGAAGGCGTCGCTGGAGAAGAGAATCTCATCTTGCGGCGAATAGGTGACCATCGAATCCGGCCAGTGCAGCATCGGTATGGGCACAAAAACCAGCTTCCTCTTCCCGATATCCAGCGTGTCCCCCTCTTTGACCGCTATCATCGGCCTCTCCAGGCCGAAATGCTTTTTGAGCCCCGCCTCGCCAAACTTGGCTGTAGTAATCAGCTCGGCGCGAGGGGCCGCTTCCAGCATCATGGGTAAAGCGCCGGAATGATCCATCTCCACATGATTGGAGATGATATAGTCAATCTGCGAGGGGTCGACGATCTCCCGGATTCTCCGCAGCATCTCTGAAAAAAACGGGGCCTTTACCGTATCGATGAGTGTGATTTTCTTATCGATGATGAGAAAGGCATTATAAGTTGTTCCCCGATGCGTTGAATAGCCATGAAAATTCCTGATCCCCCAATCGATCGCTCCCACCCAGTAGACGCCTTCCACAAGTTGGACTTTACCCATCCGAGTTTCTCCTTTCCAATGAACTTTTGATTGAGTACGGATCAACCCCCTTACCCTCAACCATGGGGGAAGAGGAGGGGATATGGGGGACACCCCCAAACCTCCGGCAGGGAAGCGTCCCTGCACTCTCTAAATCCCTCTCAGGGAATCACTCTGAGCATAGCCTCCTGCCCCCTACTTTCCCACCTGATATCCGGCTTTTTCAACCGCTTTGGCCACCTGATCCATGGTGACCGTATCCGGCTTATCAAATGCGGCCTCTCCAGATTTGAGGTCCACCTTCACGTTCTTCACGCCAGGCAATTCCTGCAGTGCCTTGGTTACATGCTGTACACAATGGCCGCAGGTCATCCCGTTGACTTTTATTTTCGTTGCCATATACTCCTCCTTCGCTTAATCGCGGTTTTCTGGCCTAATCCCCGAAAAAGCCCTTGTCCAGATCGCCGCTGTTGGAATATCCCCGGGTTTCCCAGAAGCCCTCATAATTCTCATCATCAGACAGCTCAATTTCGGTGATCCACTTGATCCACTTATATCCCCATTTGCTCTCCGCCACCAGTTGGAAAGGAAAACCTCGCTCAGGCGGAAGCACAGCCTCGTTCATCTTGTAGGCCATCAGGATATCATTCCCTAAGATGTATTCCAAAGGGAACGACGTGGTATATCCGTCATACGCATGAAAGATAATGACTTTGGCGCTCTCGGTCGGCTTGGCGTTTTCCACCAGATCCCGAACCAGCAGGCCTTCCCAGAGAATCTTCACGCTCCACCCTTCCACACAGTCGAGGCTGACCACCTTGCTATGATGAGCGTACCCATCAATGACATCGGCGTAACTGTACTCGATAGGGCTCTCCACCAGACCCGATATTTTCAGCTTATACTCCTCAACATTCACATGCTGTGGACCGCTGATCGAGTTCTCTCTGAAGTCGCTGATCGAGGCGAGGTTTTCCCCCTGATAGTCTCTGACCTCAATATACGTTGGAGCCGATGCCTTTTCAGATTCCCCATCTCCACCACAACCACCCCATGCCACCGACCCCATCACTGCAAAGAGCAATACCATAAGACCGCACATGACTTTCCTCATCATTCCGCCCCCTCCTTACCGCATCAGCGCCCGCACCCCAAAAGAAGCTTCAATCGATGCGCTTGAACATTTTCTTGCCCACACCACAGATCGGGCAGGTATCCGACGGTTCTCCCTCTACCGTGTTGCCACAATACTGGCACACATAAACCGGCTTCTCCTCGATCTTCTTATCCCCTTCCAGCATTTTGAGATAGGCCAAAAACAGCCCGTGATGAATCTCCTCCACCTGGTTGGCCTGATCGAAGTTCTTCAGCGCTTCTTTGGCGCCTTCCGACTCTGCCTGTTTGATGAATCCGGGATACATTTCGGTGAACTCGTGGTTCTCGCCTTCGACTGCCCCCTTCAGGTTCTCCCTGGTGGACTGAATCCCCTTGAGCGCCTTGAGATGATTGCGGGCGTGGGCCGTTTCAGCATCCGCGGCGGCCCGGAAAAGGCGCGCCACCTGCTTGAGCCCTTCCTTCTCAGCCTGTTCGGCAAAGAACAAATACCTTCGGTTAGCCTGACTTTCTCCGGCAAAGGCGTGCTGGACATTTTCCTGGGTCTTACTCATTTAGTGTCTCCTTTCGCAGTCTTGTGATTTTCTTCTATTATGGCTGAATCGGCAAACCGCCGATGTGACAATAGTCTCATCAGATGACAATTTGCCAGCCCTCACATCTCTCAGTATTTGTGATTCTGCCGCCAGACTCATATCACGGTTTCCACACTTCCCACACCCTACCCACCAGTTCCGGTCCGGGTTTGAGAGTGGTTTGGCCGGGCTGCCATCCTGAAGGCGTCACCTCTCCAGTCTTAGCGACATGCTGGAAGGCTTTGACCTGCCGAATGAGCTCCAGCGGGTTGCGGCCCACCTCCGGGGTAAGCACCTCCATGGCTCGGATGACGAAATCCGGGTCGATGATAAACCGCCCCCGGATATCCACGCCGGCCGCTTCGTCATATATCCCGTAGACGCTGCCGATCTGGCCTCCGGCATCGGAAAGCATGGGGAATGGCACGCCTCCAGCCACCATTTTGGACAGCTCCTGCTCCTGCCATATTTTGTGCACAAAGCGGCTGTCAGTGCTCATAGCCAGCACTTCAACGCCTAACGCCTGGAACTGATCGTACAGGGCGGCGACCGCCGCCAGCTCGGTCGGTCAGACGAAGGTGAAGTCTCCGGGGTAAAAACACACCACAATCCACTTGCCCTTATAATCGGAGAGCTTGATGGGCAGAAACCCCTTCCCGGCAACAAAGGCATTGGCCTCAAAATCAATAGCTGGTTTCCCTACACGTGCGACCATTCTGGCAACCTCCTTTACGGGTGCAGTTCCTCCTGCGGAACCGGCCGATTCGGATGGGGGCAAAATAACACCCTTGGCCGGTTTGACGCATCCCTCTTTCAGTTCAGCCATATGAACCTCCTCTATTATCCTGCCGCGTTTTCTGGTCTCCCTTGGCGACGCGGCTGCCATATTCCGGATCGGCTTTGGAGAAGACAGCCGTCTGCCGCAACTCAATCCGCTTCAGAAGCCCTCGAATACGTTTATGCTACGATCAGGCGAGGTCGAAGCGGTCAAGATTCATTACCTTGTTCCACACCGCTACAAAGTCGCGCACGAACTTCTCCTGGGAGTCCTCACATCCGTAGACTTCCACCAAGGCCCGGAGTTGGGAATTCGAACCGAAGATGAGGTCAACACGGGTGCCGGTCCACTTGAGTTCGCCGCTCTCGCGATCACGACCCTCGAATACGCCTTTGTCTTCCGAGGTTGCCTTCCAGGTCGTGCTCATGTCGAGCAGATTCACGAAAAAGTCATTGGTGAGCGTCTCTGGCCGCTTGGTAAAGACACCGTGCCGGGACTGTCCGAAGTTGGCATTCAAGACGCGCATGCCGCCAACGAGAACCGTCATCTCAGGAGCAGTGAGCGCCAGCAGTTGCGCCCGATCAACCAGCAGTTCCTCTGCCGATACTGCATACTTAGTCTTGAGGTAGTTACGGAACCCGTCTGCAGCCGGTTCGAGTACGGCGAATGATTCCACGTCGGTTTGCTCCTGCGACGCATCCATGC
The window above is part of the Dehalococcoidia bacterium genome. Proteins encoded here:
- a CDS encoding rubrerythrin family protein, whose protein sequence is MSKTQENVQHAFAGESQANRRYLFFAEQAEKEGLKQVARLFRAAADAETAHARNHLKALKGIQSTRENLKGAVEGENHEFTEMYPGFIKQAESEGAKEALKNFDQANQVEEIHHGLFLAYLKMLEGDKKIEEKPVYVCQYCGNTVEGEPSDTCPICGVGKKMFKRID
- a CDS encoding catalase-peroxidase (has catalase and peroxidase activities), which codes for YKLLHRDMGPVSRYLGPWVPPPQLWQDPVPAVDHELIGEKDIADLKGKILASGLSVSQLVSTAWASAACFRGTDMRGGANGARIRLAPQKDWEVNQPAQLSTVLKTLERIQKEFNSAQSKGKKVSLADLIVLGGCAGVEQAAKNAGHDVTVPFTPGRMDASQEQTDVESFAVLEPAADGFRNYLKTKYAVSAEELLVDRAQLLALTAPEMTVLVGGMRVLNANFGQSRHGVFTKRPETLTNDFFVNLLDMSTTWKATSEDKGVFEGRDRESGELKWTGTRVDLIFGSNSQLRALVEVYGCEDSQEKFVRDFVAVWNKVMNLDRFDLA
- a CDS encoding molybdopterin-dependent oxidoreductase, with product MMRKVMCGLMVLLFAVMGSVAWGGCGGDGESEKASAPTYIEVRDYQGENLASISDFRENSISGPQHVNVEEYKLKISGLVESPIEYSYADVIDGYAHHSKVVSLDCVEGWSVKILWEGLLVRDLVENAKPTESAKVIIFHAYDGYTTSFPLEYILGNDILMAYKMNEAVLPPERGFPFQLVAESKWGYKWIKWITEIELSDDENYEGFWETRGYSNSGDLDKGFFGD
- the prxU gene encoding thioredoxin-dependent peroxiredoxin (Most members of this family contain a selenocysteine.), with the translated sequence MAELKEGCVKPAKGVILPPSESAGSAGGTAPVKEVARMVARVGKPAIDFEANAFVAGKGFLPIKLSDYKGKWIVVCFYPGDFTFVUPTELAAVAALYDQFQALGVEVLAMSTDSRFVHKIWQEQELSKMVAGGVPFPMLSDAGGQIGSVYGIYDEAAGVDIRGRFIIDPDFVIRAMEVLTPEVGRNPLELIRQVKAFQHVAKTGEVTPSGWQPGQTTLKPGPELVGRVWEVWKP
- a CDS encoding cation transporter; the protein is MATKIKVNGMTCGHCVQHVTKALQELPGVKNVKVDLKSGEAAFDKPDTVTMDQVAKAVEKAGYQVGK
- a CDS encoding FprA family A-type flavoprotein yields the protein MGKVQLVEGVYWVGAIDWGIRNFHGYSTHRGTTYNAFLIIDKKITLIDTVKAPFFSEMLRRIREIVDPSQIDYIISNHVEMDHSGALPMMLEAAPRAELITTAKFGEAGLKKHFGLERPMIAVKEGDTLDIGKRKLVFVPIPMLHWPDSMVTYSPQDEILFSSDAFGQHLATSERFDDEADSAVVMQEAAKYYANILMLFGHLIPGAVKKLGGLSIKTIAPDHGIIWRSDPAKIIHAYSEWAAGKTTNKALVIYDTMWHSTEKMASAIVDGLMGEGVEVKSYNLTMSDKSDVMADVLDAKALVIGSPTLNNGMFPSVAEFLCYLKGLKPKNKIGAVFGSYGWGGGAAKAITQEMEQTGIGVVEPEMTLKWVPDESELAQCTEFGRRIAAKMK